The following proteins are encoded in a genomic region of Fusarium oxysporum f. sp. lycopersici 4287 chromosome 1, whole genome shotgun sequence:
- a CDS encoding protein phosphatase PP2A regulatory subunit B, which yields MQKKTCEYKFHTEFQSHEPEFDYLKSLEIEEKINKIKWCRRQNASHYLLSTNDKTIKLWKVFEKSLKVVAENNLSHDVTPGSIAGGGGAPKPLPSHQFKNAADLKLPRLTHHDTVVAAVPRRTYANAHAYHINSISVNSDGETFISSDDLRINLWNLNIQDQSFNIVDIKPANMEELTEVITAAEFHPMSCNWFMYASSKGTIKLADMRESALCDQHAKLFEQEEDPSSRSFFSEIISSISDVRFSHDGRYILSRDYLTVKIWDINMERQPVKTIPIHEHLRPRLCDTYENDSIFDKFEVVFSGDAKNVMTGSYNNNFMIYPSDPDKEVEVVLQADKSAFKAKKVGVPTPINASTSPTATNGKKGGSRAGSPGGQGQRMRKETDADQIDFNKKILHMSWHPFEDSIAIAATNNLFVFSAL from the exons ATGCAGAAAAAAACCTGCGAGTACAAATTTCACACTGAGTTTCAGTCGCATGAGCCCGAATTCGACTATTTGAAGTCCCTTGAGATCGAGGAAAAGATCAACAAGATAAAGTGGTGCAGGCGACAAAACGCTTCACACTATCTGTTGTCTACCAACGACAAGACAATCAAGCTATGGAAGGTGTTCGAGAAGTCGCTCAAGGTTGTGGCGGAGAACAATCTCTCTCACGATGTAACTCCTGGGAGCATTGCAGGTGGTGGCGGCGCTCCCAAGCCTTTACCGTCTCATCAGTTTAAGAACGCCGCCGACCTAAAGCTGCCTCGGCTCACACATCATGACACAGTGGTTGCCGCCGTGCCACGCCGGACATACGCCAACGCACATGCCTATcatatcaacagcatctcGGTGAACAGCGACGGAGAGACCTTCATCAGCAGCGATGACTTGCGGATTAACCTCTGGAACCTCAATATTCAGGACCAGAGCTTCAACATCGTTGACATCAAGCCTGCCAATATGGAGGAACTTACTGAAGTGATCACAGCAGCCGAATTCCACCCCATGAGCTGCAACTGGTTCATGTATGCCAGCTCTAAGGGCACCATCAAGCTTGCTGACATGCGAGAGAGTGCTCTATGCGACCAGCACGCGAAAC TATTTGAACAGGAAGAAGACCCCTCGTCGCGATCCTTCTTTTCCGAAATCATCTCCTCTATCTCCGATGTCCGGTTCTCACATGACGGTCGATACATCTTATCTCGCGATTACCTCACCGTAAAGATTTGGGATATCAACATGGAGCGACAGCCTGTAAAGACGATACCGATCCACGAGCATCTCCGGCCACGATTGTGTGACACATACGAGAACGATAGTATATTCGACAAGTTTGAAGTTGTTTTCTCTGGTGATGCGAAGAATGTTATGACAGGCAGTTATAACAACAATTTCATGATCTATCCTTCAGACCCTGACAAGGAGGTCGAGGTGGTCCTTCAGGCGGACAAGTCGGCTTTCAAGGCGAAGAAGGTTGGTGTGCCCACGCCAATCAACGCCTCGACAAGCCCAACAGCTACCAATGGCAAGAAGGGTGGATCTAGGGCTGGTAGTCCAGGCGGTCAGGGCCAGCGAATGCGTAAGGAGACAGACGCGGACCAGATCGatttcaacaagaagatcctGCACATGAGTTGGCATCCCTTCGAGGACAGTATTGCGATTGCAGCTACGAACAAT ctctttgtcttctcGGCACTCTAG
- a CDS encoding hypothetical protein (At least one base has a quality score < 10) produces the protein MYLAWEPWRTQSLHYLSTRSVSVHFSTTTPVSSSSGSYPHPFLNVHWFMDKVNMTGTRAQLYNGVMLLFTFFSCRLIYGTYSSFRVYRDVWSAININPDMKALNLPTMSFAHPDSTVPMWIGVAYLASNVTLNSLNFYWFFMMIRAVRKRFVPAAESEEKVQESPVTEAEIDLSSVSTGLSKPTSGRRRKA, from the exons ATGTATTTGGCTTGGGAACCTTGGCGCACGCAATCGCTGCATTACTTGTCTACTCGCTCGGTTTC CGTCCATTTCTCAACCACTACGCCTgtgtcttcatcctctggGAGTTATCCACACCCTTTCCTCAATGTTCACTGGTTTATGGATAAAGTTAACATGACTGGTACACGCGCGCAACTATACAACGGTGTCATGCTTCTTTTCACATTCTTCTCCTGTCGGCTTATTTACGGAACTTATTCGTCCTTCCGTGTTTACCGCGACGTGTGGTCCGCCATTAATATTAACCCCGACATGAAGGCACTCAATTTGCCAACTATGTCATTTGCGCACCCAGACTCCACGGTACCCATGTGGATTGGCGTCGCCTATTTGGCCAGCAACGTCACGCTCAACAGTCTTAATTTTTACTGGttcttcatgatgattcGCGCCGTACGTAAGCGGTTTGTGCCTGCGGCTGAATCAGAGGAAAAGGTTCAAGAGAGCCCAGtgactgaggctgagattgaCCTATCTTCCGTCTCAACAGGTTTATCAAAACCCACTAGCGGTCGTCGCCGCAAGGCTTGA
- a CDS encoding hypothetical protein (At least one base has a quality score < 10) yields the protein MNGVKIAVPITKMSREDLEYVENFTGISLEDDKPLADVKRARSAEKKSPERSPSAGATIDKDAKSDYDWFQFFLSCEVAVGLCERYAQAFIKDSMDESVLPDVDATTLRALGIREGDIIKVMRTLDAKYGRSRGGKRGTADGVDGEGGLFSGPGGALRNNTRKGRPAPAVQTSDVVDASAFSRGDSSKTGENDSRSPPPTSPTNKSPETRPAASSGFDDDAWDVKPSKQQSPPKAQPAVESAQKPAPEPAPVSPPPPALTGSMQELSLLSTPLEPTRAEPAPAPAPAPVIAAQPTSTPVPQPLSGATPSFFTSVAQARQRPTPPQGTANQGSLVPPPPQRPLSAPQSAQPSGFAPPPMMPQMTGALQGQVAPPGQSLSEITQARLQQQYTAQMQQQQAPQQMQPNMTGFPGQQGPGLMSFPTGAGQFMQPMMTGMQGPNQFVPMQAQPTGFQPPFPATQSMYGAPTGGINSYLPPALEPQRTGMPGLQPQATGMTNMGGIGGMNKRTSPSASATTADWATPSRTIWRDK from the coding sequence ATGAATGGTGTCAAGATTGCAGTTCCTATCACAAAAATGTCGCGCGAGGATCTCGAGTATGTTGAAAACTTCACAGGCATATCCCTGGAAGACGATAAGCCGTTGGCAGATGTCAAGAGAGCTCGGTCTGCCGAAAAGAAATCCCCCGAACGTAGTCCTTCAGCAGGCGCAACGATCGACAAGGATGCCAAGTCCGACTACGACTGGTTTCAGTTTTTCTTGTCTTGCGAGGTTGCAGTGGGTTTGTGTGAGCGCTATGCACAAGCTTTTATCAAGGATTCCATGGATGAGAGCGTGCTTCCTGATGTCGACGCCACCACTCTGAGAGCCCTTGGAATTCGCGAAGGtgatatcatcaaggtcATGCGTACCTTGGATGCCAAATATGGTCGCAGCCGCGGTGGAAAGAGAGGAACTGCTGATGGAGTTGATGGTGAAGGGGGTTTATTCTCTGGACCTGGCGGTGCGCTACGAAACAACACCCGCAAGGGCCGACCCGCACCAGCAGTCCAAACaagtgatgttgttgatgccagTGCCTTTTCACGAGGTGATTCCTCCAAGACTGGTGAGAACGACAGCAGGTCACCCCCGCCCACAAGTCCTACGAATAAGAGTCCCGAAACTCGTCCAGCAGCGAGCTCAGGattcgatgatgatgcttgggACGTGAAGCCTAGCAAGCAGCAATCGCCGCCTAAAGCTCAGCCTGCTGTTGAGTCTGCTCAGAAGCCTGCCCCTGAGCCTGCCCCTGTCTCACCCCCTCCCCCGGCCTTGACTGGCTCCATGCAAGAGTTGTCGCTCCTCTCAACGCCCCTCGAACCCACCAGGGCTGAGCCAGCACCCGCCCCGGCACCGGCGCCTGTCATCGCTGCTCAGCCGACCTCGACACCCGTGCCGCAACCGTTGAGCGGCGCTACCCCCTCATTCTTTACATCTGTTGCTCAGGCTCGGCAACGTCCTACTCCCCCACAAGGTACTGCGAACCAGGGCTCTCTCGTCCCTCCACCACCTCAGCGACCTCTTTCAGCCCCGCAatcagcccagcccagcGGCTTTGCACCTCCCCCCATGATGCCTCAGATGACAGGTGCTCTGCAAGGCCAAGTTGCACCTCCCGGCCAGAGCCTGAGTGAGATCACACAAGCCCGCCTGCAACAGCAATATACGGCTcagatgcagcagcagcaagccCCTCAGCAAATGCAGCCCAATATGACTGGATTTCCAGGACAACAAGGCCCTGGCTTAATGTCTTTTCCCACCGGCGCTGGACAGTTCATGCAGCCCATGATGACAGGAATGCAGGGACCGAATCAGTTCGTCCCAATGCAAGCTCAACCCACAGGTTTTCAACCGCCCTTCCCCGCCACGCAGTCGATGTATGGAGCACCCACAGGAGGTATCAACAGCTACCTGCCTCCAGCTCTTGAACCCCAGCGAACAGGTATGCCAGGCTTGCAGCCCCAAGCTACTGGCATGACGAACATGGGTGGCATCGGTGGTATGAATAAACGTACAAGTCCCTCAGCCTCTGCAACCACAGCAGACTGGGCCACCCCCTCCCGTACGATTTGGCGTGACAAATGA
- a CDS encoding protein phosphatase PP2A regulatory subunit B translates to MVDSETNSPTWKFTQCFGDKGDVEDITEADIISTVEFDHTGNYLATGDKGGRVVLFERNETKKTCEYKFHTEFQSHEPEFDYLKSLEIEEKINKIKWCRRQNASHYLLSTNDKTIKLWKVFEKSLKVVAENNLSHDVTPGSIAGGGGAPKPLPSHQFKNAADLKLPRLTHHDTVVAAVPRRTYANAHAYHINSISVNSDGETFISSDDLRINLWNLNIQDQSFNIVDIKPANMEELTEVITAAEFHPMSCNWFMYASSKGTIKLADMRESALCDQHAKLFEQEEDPSSRSFFSEIISSISDVRFSHDGRYILSRDYLTVKIWDINMERQPVKTIPIHEHLRPRLCDTYENDSIFDKFEVVFSGDAKNVMTGSYNNNFMIYPSDPDKEVEVVLQADKSAFKAKKVGVPTPINASTSPTATNGKKGGSRAGSPGGQGQRMRKETDADQIDFNKKILHMSWHPFEDSIAIAATNNLFVFSAL, encoded by the exons ATGGTTGATAGCGAGACGAATTCGCCCACGTGGAAGTTCACGCA GTGTTTTGGTGACAAGGGCGATGTTGAGGACATCACCGAAG CTGATATCATCTCGACGGTTGAGTTCGACCATACCGGAAACTATCTCGCTACTGGCGACAAGGGAGGTAGAGTAGTGCTCTTCGAACGCAACGAGACG AAAAAAACCTGCGAGTACAAATTTCACACTGAGTTTCAGTCGCATGAGCCCGAATTCGACTATTTGAAGTCCCTTGAGATCGAGGAAAAGATCAACAAGATAAAGTGGTGCAGGCGACAAAACGCTTCACACTATCTGTTGTCTACCAACGACAAGACAATCAAGCTATGGAAGGTGTTCGAGAAGTCGCTCAAGGTTGTGGCGGAGAACAATCTCTCTCACGATGTAACTCCTGGGAGCATTGCAGGTGGTGGCGGCGCTCCCAAGCCTTTACCGTCTCATCAGTTTAAGAACGCCGCCGACCTAAAGCTGCCTCGGCTCACACATCATGACACAGTGGTTGCCGCCGTGCCACGCCGGACATACGCCAACGCACATGCCTATcatatcaacagcatctcGGTGAACAGCGACGGAGAGACCTTCATCAGCAGCGATGACTTGCGGATTAACCTCTGGAACCTCAATATTCAGGACCAGAGCTTCAACATCGTTGACATCAAGCCTGCCAATATGGAGGAACTTACTGAAGTGATCACAGCAGCCGAATTCCACCCCATGAGCTGCAACTGGTTCATGTATGCCAGCTCTAAGGGCACCATCAAGCTTGCTGACATGCGAGAGAGTGCTCTATGCGACCAGCACGCGAAAC TATTTGAACAGGAAGAAGACCCCTCGTCGCGATCCTTCTTTTCCGAAATCATCTCCTCTATCTCCGATGTCCGGTTCTCACATGACGGTCGATACATCTTATCTCGCGATTACCTCACCGTAAAGATTTGGGATATCAACATGGAGCGACAGCCTGTAAAGACGATACCGATCCACGAGCATCTCCGGCCACGATTGTGTGACACATACGAGAACGATAGTATATTCGACAAGTTTGAAGTTGTTTTCTCTGGTGATGCGAAGAATGTTATGACAGGCAGTTATAACAACAATTTCATGATCTATCCTTCAGACCCTGACAAGGAGGTCGAGGTGGTCCTTCAGGCGGACAAGTCGGCTTTCAAGGCGAAGAAGGTTGGTGTGCCCACGCCAATCAACGCCTCGACAAGCCCAACAGCTACCAATGGCAAGAAGGGTGGATCTAGGGCTGGTAGTCCAGGCGGTCAGGGCCAGCGAATGCGTAAGGAGACAGACGCGGACCAGATCGatttcaacaagaagatcctGCACATGAGTTGGCATCCCTTCGAGGACAGTATTGCGATTGCAGCTACGAACAAT ctctttgtcttctcGGCACTCTAG
- a CDS encoding hypothetical protein (At least one base has a quality score < 10) produces MSHPQTGFPQTTFKGESTLSRRRKTVSRTTVRTQLDQLRSTGRYDCFRLNWHPIYDDKSMWPVPYHLFWDSDIAKWIEGACYFLADPDEYDEDIDQAVRELVDMIRSAQQQDGYLNVHYTVVEPGKRWTNIRDMHELYNAGHLIEAAIAHKEYYKNDLLLEPIEKYISLITKHFGLGEGQLKGYPGHPEIELSLFRLYAATGNTGAFDLAQYFLTERGNTDGHEGKHFYDWEREKRGESPWLRSNSYPQSRAYWYCQAHVPITAQNTIEGHAVRAGYLLTAVADMLHLSAESGKALPDAEAWSQALHRLWDSMVDRKMYLTGGIGAMAQWEGFGIDYFLPQGTDEGGCYAETCASIAFVMLAERMLHLDLDSRYADIIELCLYNTIMTAMSLDGKSFTYINQLASSETDKNMREGWFWCACCPPNLTRLFGSLGGYLWDYGTEGNGVFVNVHLYTGAELQFKVGYSIVTLQQKTNWPWEGKVDFELSSPSFLQTTIRLRLPAWSKGRFTLYPPANLTTSKVEKGYISLRPSYLSENPRFSLDIHGFEPRFISPHPYSNQRNLSLARGPIVYCVEDVDNPSESNHFKDVFIRTDSSVTEEKVVHEASGEEYVAMQAQGWKQSPSALGSLSLEAAESVNLVFVPYYFRANRGGDGQMRVGLSNGGTEPGVLFPERL; encoded by the exons ATGTCGCATCCACAAACTGGTTTCCCACAGACAACCTTCAAAGGAGAATCTACTCTATCAAGGCGACGAAAGACTGTTTCGCGCACTACAGTTCGTACCCAACTCGATCAGCTGCGATCAACCGGGCGGTATGACTGCTTCAGGCTCAATTGGCACCCTATCTACGACGACAAGTCCATGTGGCCCGTTCCATACCACTTATTCTGGGACAGTGATATCGCTAAATGGATTGAGGGGGCTTGTTACTTTCTAGCTGATCCAGATGAGTATGACGAGGATATCGATCAGGCTGTCCGCGAGCTTGTAGACATGATCAGGTCAGCTCAGCAGCAAGACGGTTACCTGAACGTTCATTATACTGTGGTTGAACCGGGAAAGAGATGGACCAACATCCGGGATATGCATGAACT ATACAATGCTGGCCATCTCATAGAGGCCGCAATTGCTCATAAGGAATACTATAAGAATGACCTACTTCTAGAGCCTATTGAGAAGTATATTTCTCTCATCACGAAACATTTTGGCCTCGGAGAAGGCCAGTTGAAAGGTTATCCTGGCCACCCTGAAATCGAGCTATCGCTTTTTCGACTGTACGCTGCTACAGGTAATACCGGAGCTTTCGACCTGGCACAGTATTTTCTGACTGAACGAGGAAATACTGATGGACATGAAGGGAAACACTTCTACGACtgggaaagagaaaagagaggcGAAAGCCCGTGGCTGCGGTCGAACTCCTATCCTCAATCGAGGGCTTATTGGTATTGCCAAGCTCATGTTCCAATCACAGCACAAAACACAATTGAAGGACATGCTGTCAGAGCTGGATACCTTCTAACTGCTGTTGCTGACATGCTGCATCTCTCTGCAGAGAGTGGAAAGGCTTTACCTGATGCCGAAGCATGGTCACAGGCACTGCATAGACTGTGGGACAGCATGGTTGATAGGAAGATGTACTTGACTGGAGGCATCGGTGCTATGGCACAGTGGGAGGGCTTTGGAATTGATTACTTCCTTCCCCAGGGCACGGATGAAGGAGGCTGCTATGCTGAGACATGCGCTTCGATTGCTTTCGTCATGCTCGCGGAACGAATGTTACACCTTGATCTCGATTCTCGATACGCCGATATTATCGAGCTATGTCTCTACAACACCATCATGACAGCCATGAGTTTGGATGGCAAATCCTTCACTTACATCAACCAACTTGCCAGCTCTGAAACTGACAAAAACATGCGTGAGGGGTGGTTCTGGTGCGCTTGTTGCCCTCCAAACTTGACGAGGCTATTCGGCAGTTTGGGCGGCTATCTTTGGGATTATGGTACTGAGGGCAATGGCGTCTTTGTGAATGTCCATTTATACACTGGTGCCGAGTTGCAATTCAAAGTAGGCTACTCGATTGTCACGCTCCAGCAAAAGACCAACTGGCCGTGGGAGGGCAAGGTTGACTTTGAGTTGTCGTCTCCATCTTTCTTGCAAACCACCATCCGGCTTCGTTTGCCCGCTTGGTCCAAAGGAAGATTTACATTATACCCACCAGCAAATTTGACCACCTCAAAGGTTGAAAAGGGTTATATATCTCTACGGCCTTCCTATCTCTCTGAAAATCCTCGGTTCTCGCTAGATATTCATGGTTTCGAACCAAGATTTATATCACCCCACCCCTACTCAAATCAACGCAACTTATCCCTCGCACGAGGGCCAATCGTCTATTGTGTCGAAGATGTCGATAACCCCTCGGAGTCTAATCATTTCAAGGATGTATTCATTCGAACGGACTCGTCGGTTACTGAAGAGAAAGTGGTCCATGAAGCGTCCGGCGAAGAGTATGTCGCGATGCAAGCTCAAGGGTGGAAGCAGTCACCTTCAGCACTTGGATCACTATCGCTAGAGGCTGCTGAGTCTGTGAATTTGGTTTTTGTTCCATACTATTTCAGAGCCAACAGGGGAGGGGATGGTCAGATGAGGGTTGGTTTATCAAACGGTGGCACCGAGCCAGGGGTTCTTTTCCCTGAGAGACTCTGA
- a CDS encoding hypothetical protein (At least one base has a quality score < 10), with translation MSKSSKFYSHFLHITVLAMGYRVADMDRDDMRKITLSPRESSLHREAKHMLDIELERPGGIPSVQALLLLGDLECGVGRDNTGWMYSGMANRLAFDIGLHLDCTSSMSEQDTKIRNMVMQACVIYDRYWGLFLGRPLAIKSQDVDLLSNRFSQLASFGLDAPKMDLTSEIYEQLIELMELAGRIVEIRDLSNSSKVAEQTGAFATNEAEENRYLQVINLDRQLQNWYRRLPDRMAWKPSNVKTAPYSFFLLHQQYHVTMILLHRPWAKYGSISGDSSSTGSHPSPESDRKANSESPGHHFTAEDSSMSTDDRQRVVHGSRTSLARSICTQQAIRVARIFWQHRQRFDGRKIFITGMQHAGTASIALIAALAYQRNEPNRQTYIGYLEILSDAVGDMSATYHPASRMDDLLKAVLDQIRSSLTDVSRSRSGSAGQQAISIGASSARSGVSYDGNTSVTVVPVRREADTDFNQPLKKRRPSVHRQTSDYASSKPSYLGITSQPAPPLSLPYGQQSQSPLDPTMFPMNLHSQPEQLGLTLVGTNAVNMHHPDLATGHMVGTLNAANLGNPLHDNWGLPNMQPSFPQGQFHGAIDWSAGTAGLSASSVLNQSAAMSTGIMSGIAAFSSAKEPPKFGGSEGGMHESSSSKLPHIGTNWTSTNVGPVGSGRMQEYGPNLGKTTRLNDVNNDEQRNYSLDFFNFG, from the exons ATGTCAAAGTCTTCAAAGTTTTACTCTCATTTTCTTCACATCACAGTCTTGGCCATGGGGTACCGTGTGGCCGATATGGACAGAGATGATATGCGCAAGATTACACTAAGTCCACGAGAAAGTTCTCTTCATAGAGAGGCCAAGCACATGCTTGACATCGAGCTCGAGCGTCCTGGTGGTATTCCTAGTGTTCAGGCGTTATTGTTGCTTGGAGATCTTGAATGCGGTGTCGGTAGAGATAACACCGGCTGGATGTACTCTG GAATGGCAAATCGCCTTGCTTTTGATATTGGCCTCCACTTAGATTGCACCAGCAGCATGTCCGAACAAGACACAAAAATTCGAAATATGGTCATGCAGGCATGTGTGATCTATGACAGATATTGGGGATTGTTTCTGGGTAGGCCATTGGCTATCAAAAGCCAAGACGTTGACCTTTTATCAAACCGATTTTCCCAGCTTGCTTCTTTCGGGCTTGATGCTCCTAAGATGGATTTGACATCTGAAATTTACGAGCAGCTTATTGAGTTGATGGAATTGGCCGGACGAATCGTCGAAATACGTGATCTGAGCAACTCCAGTAAAGTGGCGGAACAGACCGGCGCATTTGCGACTAATGAAGCCGAAGAAAATAGATATCTGCAGGTCATTAATCTCGACAGGCAACTTCAAAATTGGTATAGGCGATTGCCCGACCGCATGGCATGGAAGCCGAGCAATGTCAAGACAGCTCCTTACAGTTTCTTCCTATTACATCAACAATATCACGTAACTATGATTTTACTACATCGACCATGGGCCAAATATGGCTCAATTTCGGGCGACAGTTCGAGCACGGGATCGCATCCAAGTCCTGAAAGCGACAGAAAGGCAAATTCAGAAAGCCCCGGGCACCACTTCACTGCTGAGGATTCGTCCATGTCTACTGATGACCGTCAACGCGTGGTCCATGGGAGTCGCACATCGCTGGCCCGCAGTATATGTACTCAGCAAGCGATTCGCGTGGCCCGAATATTCTGGCAGCATCGTCAAAGATTCGACGGACGAAAGATTTTTATTACGGGAATGCAGCATGCTGGTACTGCATCAATAGCGTTGATTGCTGCACTTGCCTACCAGCGCAATGAGCCAAATCGCCAGACATATATCGGCTATCTTGAAATTCTATCTGATGCTGTTGGCGATATGAGCGCTACATATCATCCGGCTAGCAGGATGGATGACTTGCTCAAGGCTGTACTTGATCAGATCCGGAGCAGCTTGACTGACGTTTCACGGTCGCGCAGCGGCAGCGCAGGACAGCAGGCCATTAGTATTGGTGCCAGTAGTGCGAGGAGCGGCGTCTCTTATGACGGCAATACATCAGTTACTGTTGTTCCTGTTAGGCGAGAAGCCGATACTGACTTCAATCAACCTCTTAAGAAAAGGCGCCCTTCTGTTCACCGACAGACCTCAGACTATGCCTCATCGAAACCGTCCTATCTCGGTATAACATCGCAACCGGCACCACCTCTATCTCTGCCGTATGGCCAACAAAGCCAATCACCGCTTGATCCAACCATGTTCCCTATGAATTTGCACAGCCAGCCGGAACAACTTGGCCTGACGTTGGTGGGGACGAACGCAGTCAATATGCATCATCCCGACCTTGCTACAGGCCACATGGTCGGTACACTCAATGCTGCGAACCTCGGTAACCCGTTACATGACAATTGGGGCCTGCCTAACATGCAGCCTTCTTTTCCACAAGGTCAATTTCATGGTGCCATAGACTGGTCTGCCGGAACTGCTGGTCTCAGTGCCAGTTCAGTGTTGAATCAGAGTGCCGCGATGTCGACTGGTATCATGTCAGGAATAGCTGCTTTCAGCTCAGCGAAGGAGCCTCCGAAGTTTGGGGGCAGTGAGGGTGGTATGCATGAGTCTTCATCCAGTAAGCTCCCTCATATTGGTACAAACTGGACGAGTACCAACGTTGGGCCCGTAGGTTCAGGGAGGATGCAGGAATATGGCCCAAATCTGGGCAAGACAACACGTCTGAATGACGTGAACAACGATGAACAGAGAAACTACTCTCTTGACTTTTTTAATTTTGGTTAG
- a CDS encoding small nuclear ribonucleoprotein F yields MSFVHLNPRPMLEKLVGNPVLVRLKWGEVEYKGTLVSIDSYMNIQLSGTEEYIEDKPTGSLGQVLIRCNNVLWVRGADAGSDADAAMTG; encoded by the exons ATGAGCTTCGTCCACCTTAATCCTCGCCCCatgctggagaagcttgtcGGGAACCCAGTTCTTGTCCGTCTAAAATGGGGCGAGGTTGAGTACAAGGGAACGCTGGTTTCCATCGACAGCTACATGAACATTCAGCTTTCCGGCACCGAAGAGTACATCGAAGACAAGCCTACTGGATCACTGGGCCAAGTATTGATTAG GTGCAATAATGTGTTGTGGGTGCGCGGTGCAGATGCAGGAAGCGACGCTGATGCCGCTATGACCGGTTAA